The following coding sequences are from one Humulus lupulus chromosome X, drHumLupu1.1, whole genome shotgun sequence window:
- the LOC133804858 gene encoding vacuolar iron transporter homolog 1-like, with protein sequence MASSQSSLNQPKFTAGDLEQQTAQLDLETEEFDYSKRSQWLRAAVLGANDGLVSTASLMMGVGAVKQDIKVMILTGFAGLVAGACSMAIGEFVSVYSQLDIELAQIRREKMKRENGAVAVIAALDDEKDEKDGLPNPLQAAAASALAFSVGAMVPLLAASFIKDYKVRLWAVVAAVSLALAVFGWLGAVLGKAPTVKSAARVLIGGWLAMAVTFGLTKLIGSSGL encoded by the coding sequence ATGGCATCCAGCCAATCATCTCTAAACCAACCAAAATTCACTGCTGGTGATCTAGAGCAGCAAACAGCCCAACTAGATCTCGAAACCGAAGAGTTCGACTACTCGAAACGCTCTCAGTGGCTGCGAGCCGCCGTACTTGGCGCCAACGACGGCCTAGTCTCAACCGCGTCGCTAATGATGGGCGTGGGAGCTGTGAAACAAGACATTAAAGTCATGATTCTCACAGGATTCGCGGGGCTCGTGGCTGGAGCTTGCAGCATGGCGATTGGTGAGTTTGTGTCTGTTTACTCGCAGCTCGATATAGAGCTTGCGCAGataagaagagagaaaatgaagcGAGAAAATGGTGCGGTTGCAGTTATAGCTGCACTGGACGATGAGAAAGATGAAAAAGATGGCTTGCCAAACCCGCTGCAAGCAGCCGCAGCTTCAGCGCTCGCGTTCTCTGTGGGCGCCATGGTGCCGCTGCTTGCAGCCTCCTTCATAAAAGATTATAAAGTGAGGTTGTGGGCCGTAGTGGCTGCCGTGAGCTTGGCTTTGGCCGTGTTCGGTTGGCTGGGAGCGGTTCTAGGGAAGGCTCCAACGGTTAAGTCGGCGGCCAGGGTTTTGATCGGAGGTTGGCTGGCCATGGCTGTCACCTTTGGGTTAACCAAGTTAATTGGTTCAAGTGGTCTGTAG